Within the Tistrella mobilis genome, the region GGTCTTTCTCCCTGCCGCCGCCTCGGCCTTGATCCGGGCCACCGCCTCGGCGGTATCGGCCAGCTTCACAAGCTCGACGACGACATCGCAGCAGCCCTCGGTCTCGGCCGCCACGCGTTCGATGAATTCGTTGATGTCGGGATCACCGCCCCAGGCATTGAAGCGCACGGTCTGGCCGCGGGCCTCGTCCAGCACCGCCTGCCAGTCGGTCTGCGCCCGCAGCTGGGCCCCCTGGGGCTTCGGTGCCGGCTGCGGCGCGGGGGCCGTGGTCCCGGCCGCATGGGCCGCCGCCCCCCAGGCCAGCGCCACCGCCAGGGCCACCCGTCCTCCGATCCGCATCCACAGCGTCATCCCTCGGCATCCTCTTCCAGGCTGTCGGTCGTCTCAAGCATATGCCGGATCATCGGCGGGCGCACAAATCACGTCGGCGTGCGCGCATCTCCGCCCGCCGGCCCGCCCGCCGGATCACAGGTCATGGTCGAGACGTGATGGACCATCCGCGTCCGCTCGGCACCATCGACCGCATCGATGGTCAGGTCCAGCTGCTGGCGCAGCGGCAGGCCGGTTGCGGTGTCGTAGATCTCTTCCGTCACATAGTCCGACGACAGATAGCCCGCGCGCACCACCCCGGGCGCCACCTCGGTCATCTGATGCGACACGGTGCGGATCATCACCGCCGGGCGGCCGTCGATCTCCATGCCGCCCGCCACCACCCGGCTGCGTTCGGCGGCCTCGGGCCGGCGCACATAGACGCTTTGCGCCGGATCGGCCACCAGCGCCTGCTGGAACAGGGCGATCAGCGGCGGATCTGGCGGCACCGGCAGGTCGTCGCCCTGGTCGAGCGGCCGGCCATAGACGCCGGCCCCGCCCAGAAAGCCCAGATAGCCCGACAGCAGATAGGCGGGGCGAAGCGCGGGGTCGCGATCGGCATCCCCATCCATCCGCACCACCACCCGGCCCTCGGACGGCACCATGCGCGCGCCCACCGAGGCGTTGCGGAAGGCGGCGGCAAGCCGGACCGCGCCATCGTCCAGGGGGTGATAGGCAACCCCGACCGGGCCCTCGCTGCGGCTTTCCCGCGCGCCGATCCGCGGATCCAGCGTCGCCTGCATCGCCAGCCGGCAGTCGAGTTCGGTCTCAGCCCCAGGCCCTGCCAGCGTCACCGGCCCGTCGAAGGGCCGGACCGGTTCATCCGCCAGGAATGCCACCGGCGCCTTCGTCGCACAGGCGGCAAGCCCCAGCAGGGCCAGAACGGCGAGGTGGCGGCTGATCTGCGGCATCAGGGGCCCTCCTGCATCATCTGTCTTCCAGCTTCGGTCCCATACACGCCCGGAACGGCCGGAAGGTCAACCATGCAGAAACCATGGGCCCCACAGGCGGCGGCCGCATCTGCGGCCTTGATCGCGGCGGGGCGCCCGGCTATCTTGCCTGCACCGCGCGGGCGTAGTTCAGCGGTAGAACGTCAGCTTCCCAAGCTGAATGTCGTCGGTTCGATCCCGATCGCCCGCTCCAGTTTCAGAAAAACACCCCGCCAGGGCAGCCCTGGCGGGGTGTTTTCGTCTGCGGCGGATATGCGTGCAGCGCAAGCCCCGTGCAGGGGGCGACGCCCCCTGCACGGGTCCGGATCAGGCTTCGCCCTGGTCGCGGCTGAAGCCGTCGGCGCCATCGGTCACCAGCAGCTTCTCGACATGCATCCAGCGATGGCGCGCGCCCACCTTGCCGATCAGGGCCAGGGCCGCGGCATCGTCGAAACCGGCCGCGGCATCGGCGCGGCGCACGAAACGGGCGCGCCAGTGGGGGGTGAGTTCGGTGCGCGACACCGCCCCCGGCCAAATCGCGGTGCCGCGGTTGGACAGGTGCTTCAGCCGGAAGGGAGAGCCTTCGGCCAGCGCCGTGATCTCGGCACCCAGTTCTGCAGGGTCTGCGTTCTCCACCTCGAAGAACAGGTCGAAGCCGACATCGTCACGGGTGGTGACGGTGATGCGGTCGGGCAGGGCAGGGGTCGGGGCCTGGACGGCGGCTGCGTCCGCCCCGGCCGGTGCCGTCACCTCGGGCAGGGCGGCGGGGTCGACCCGCTCCAGATTGGCGGCCACCGCCTCGGCAAAGGCCATGGTCGATGCCGCCTCGACCTTGCCGCGGGCCAGATCGCCGGTCAGCACCCGGCCTTCGGACAGGGTCAGCGCCAGCGCCGCCTCGATCCGCGCCGCCGCACGGGCCTCGCCCAGATGGCGCAGCAGCATCAGGCCCGCCTGCAGAAAGGCGGTGGGGTTGGCAAGGCCGCGGCCGGCGATATCGGGGGCCGAGCCGTGGACCGCCTCGAACATCGCCGCATGGTCGCCGACATTGGCGCTGGCGGCGAGGCCCAGGCCGCCGACCAGGCCGGCGGCCAGGTCCGACAGGATGTCGCCGTTCATGTTGGTCATGACCGCGACGTCGATCTGCTCGGGCGCCACCACCAGCTTGTGGGCGCAGGCATCGACGATCATGTGGTCGGTGGTGATGTCGGGATAGCCGGCGCCCACCGCCTCGACCGTGCGCTTGAACAGGCCCTCGGTCAGCTTCAGGATATTGGCCTTGTGCACCGCGGTCACGCGGCTGCGGCCTTCGCGCCGGGCCAGTTCATAGGCCGCGCGGGCGATCTTGGCAGAGCCGCGGCGGGTGATCAGCTTCAGCGCCTGGGCGGTGTCCGGCGTCTGCATGTGTTCGATGCCGGCATACAGGTCTTCCACATTCTCGCGCACGATCACCATGTCGATGCCGCGGCCCGAGAACGGGGTGGTGATGCCGGCCAGTTCCTTCACCGGCCGGATGTTGGCATACATCTCGAACAGCTTGCGCAGCGTCACATTGGCGCTTTTGCCGCCATGGCCGACCGGGGTTTCCAGCGGCGCCTTCAGCACCAGACGGGCGCGTTCGATCGCGTCGACCGTCTCGGCCGGCACGCCGGTCGCGACGCCGGCCGCAAAGGCGCGGCCGCCGGCGATCGCCGGTGTCCATCTCACCGGGGCGGCCGCCGCCTCGAAGATCAGCCGCACGGCTGCAGCGATCTCGGGTCCGATCCCGTCGCCTTCGATCAACACCACTTCGTGGGCGACGGGCTTGACGGTCTCAGTGGTCGTGGACGGCATGTTCCGGCTCTCCTCGATGCGGGACGGGTGCATGGCCGCCGGCATCCCCCCGACACCGCTCAGGTCACGCGCCCGCGCGGCATTTGGGCACAGATCCGCCGTTTGTAAAGTTGCTTCAATCACAGTTTGCCGCCGATGGACCAAAGTCGGGGGCAGATTGAACCCCCGGGCGCAGCCGCATCGCCCCCCGTCCGACCCTCGCGTTCATGATGCAGCGCGGCAAATTGTCGCTCGATGTCAAGTGACCGGGCGCCGAAGGCCCCAGGCTCGTGGATGAACATCGCAAACGACGCCGACCACGGCGCAAGGCATGTGGCACCGGACACGCGGGGAGCGCGTCGCCGGGCCGCAGACGGGGGTCTCATGTCCACGATCACGGAAGCAACCGGTGCCAAGGGCCCGGCTGCGCCGGCGGCCGGCGCACTGCGCCGCGACGCCGTCGGCGTCTCGCACATCGTCTTCTTCGTCCTGGCTGCGGCGGCGCCGCTGACCGCAGTGGTCGGCGCCTCGCCCGCGGCCTTCGCCTTCGGCAACGGCGCCGGCGTGCCCGGCACCTATCTGCTGGTGGGCGCACTCTATCTGCTGTTCGCCGCCGGCTTCACCGCCATGAACCGCTTCGTCGGCTCGGCCGGCGGCTTCTATCCCTTCATCGCCGCCGGTCTCGGCAAGCCGGTCGGCGTGGG harbors:
- a CDS encoding NADP-dependent isocitrate dehydrogenase, giving the protein MPSTTTETVKPVAHEVVLIEGDGIGPEIAAAVRLIFEAAAAPVRWTPAIAGGRAFAAGVATGVPAETVDAIERARLVLKAPLETPVGHGGKSANVTLRKLFEMYANIRPVKELAGITTPFSGRGIDMVIVRENVEDLYAGIEHMQTPDTAQALKLITRRGSAKIARAAYELARREGRSRVTAVHKANILKLTEGLFKRTVEAVGAGYPDITTDHMIVDACAHKLVVAPEQIDVAVMTNMNGDILSDLAAGLVGGLGLAASANVGDHAAMFEAVHGSAPDIAGRGLANPTAFLQAGLMLLRHLGEARAAARIEAALALTLSEGRVLTGDLARGKVEAASTMAFAEAVAANLERVDPAALPEVTAPAGADAAAVQAPTPALPDRITVTTRDDVGFDLFFEVENADPAELGAEITALAEGSPFRLKHLSNRGTAIWPGAVSRTELTPHWRARFVRRADAAAGFDDAAALALIGKVGARHRWMHVEKLLVTDGADGFSRDQGEA